From Pogoniulus pusillus isolate bPogPus1 chromosome 16, bPogPus1.pri, whole genome shotgun sequence, a single genomic window includes:
- the BICD2 gene encoding protein bicaudal D homolog 2 isoform X5 has product MSLAMEEDDYARLVMESEPDWLRSEIKRLFQELGETTREKIQAAEYGLAVLEEKQQLKQQYEELELEYETIRTEMEQLKELYCARSMREGFPSRRRLW; this is encoded by the exons ATGTCGCTGGCCATGGAGGAGGATGACTACGCCAGGCTGGTGATGGAGTCGGAGCCCGACTGGCTGCGGAGCGAGATCAAGAGGCTGTTCCAGGAGCTGGGCGAGACCACCCGGGAGAAGATCCAAGCGGCGGAGTATGGGCTGGCcgtgctggaggagaagcagcagctgaagcagcagtacgaggagctggagctggagtaCGAGACCATCCGCACCGAGATGGAACAGCTGAAGGAG CTCTACTGTGCGAGGAGTATGCGGGAAGGGTTTCCGTCTCGCCGCAGGCTCTGGTAG
- the LOC135182558 gene encoding T-cell surface glycoprotein CD1e, membrane-associated-like has product MSPTGSVTLRLLHTSTFQNSSFVDTEGLGFLEDIEVASLDKHNWNIRFYQPWVHAALPRGDWKALEDMIKIYLHKFTHLINEGATENGVPYPFVAQCRAGCEIYPNRTSRAFIYAAYNGQDLLSFDLDNHTWIPSQDTNISQYVLDVLQNYTALSEMLEVLFNESCIDDLQVMMHYGQAALERQELPVATVFARTPSPAQLLLVCRVTGFYPRPISVAWLRDGQEVPPGPALSTSSILPNADLTYQLRSILAVTPRDGHSYACRVRHRSLGTRSLLVPWGHSEVVLIAGLGAGLLAAVAMAVIVVLWVRRRR; this is encoded by the exons ATGTCTCCTACAGGGAGCGTCACTCTCCGGCTGCTCCATACTTCTACCTTCCAAAACAGCTCGTTTGTGGACACAGAAGGGCTGGGCTTCTTGGAAGACATTGAGGTTGCTTCTCTTGATAAACACAACTGGAACATCCGCTTCTACCAGCCCTGGGTGCATGCAGCCCTGCCCCGTGGTGACTGGAAAGCCCTCGAGGACATGATCAAGATCTATTTGCATAAATTCACCCACCTGATCAATGAGGGTGCCACAGAGAACGGTGTGCCCT ACCCCTTCGTGGCCCAATGTAGGGCAGGCTGCGAAATCTACCCCAACAGGACCTCCCGGGCCTTCATCTATGCAGCTTACAATGGCCAAGACCTCCTCAGCTTCGATCTAGACAATCACACCTGGATCCCCTCCCAAGACACCAACATATCGCAGTACGTCCTGGATGTGCTGCAGAACTACACTGCCCTGAGCGAGATGCTGGAGGTGCTCTTCAATGAGAGCTGCATCGATGACCTGCAGGTGATGATGCACtatgggcaggcagctctggagagacAAG AACTGCCCGTGGCTACAGTCTTTGCCCGCacgcccagcccagcccagctgctgctggtttgccGCGTCACCGGCTTCTACCCACGGCCCATCAGCGTGGCCTGGCTGCGCGAtggccaggaggtgccaccggGCCCAGcgctcagcaccagcagcatcctgcccaACGCCGACCTCACCTACCAGCTGCGCAGCATCCTGGCCGTCACCCCCCGCGACGGGCACAGCTACGCCTGCCGCGTGCGCCATCGCAGCCTGGGCACCCGCAGCCTCCTCGTCCCCTGGG GGCACTCAGAGGTGGTGCTGATTGCAGGGCTCGGGGccgggctgctggcagctgtggccatggctgtCATCGTGGTGCTCTGGGTGCGGAGACGCAGGTGA
- the LOC135182555 gene encoding antigen-presenting glycoprotein CD1d-like — MSPTGSITLRLLQISTFQNSSFMGTEGLCFLEDIELGSLDKHNWNIHIYQPWVHAALPPGDWKVKEEMLKIYLQKVTYVINEGATENGVPYPFVVQCRAGCEIYPNRTSRAFFYFAYNGQGILSLDLDNGTWIPSQDTNISWYFLGVLRNYTSLSELAEVLFNETCVDDMELLLRHGQAALERQELPVATVFARTPSPAQLLLVCRVTGFYPRPISVAWLRDGQEVPPGPALSTSSILPNADLTYQLRSILAVSPRDGHSYACRVRHRSLGTRSLLVPWGHSEVVLIAGLGAGLLAAVAMAVIVVLWVQRCRKPQQMEES, encoded by the exons ATGTCTCCTACAGGGAGCATCACTCTCCGGCTGCTCCAGATTTCTACCTTCCAAAACAGCTCGTTTATGGGCACAGAGGGGCTGTGCTTTCTGGAAGACATTGAGCTCGGTTCTCTTGATAAACACAACTGGAACATCCACATCTACCAGCCCTGGGTACATGCAGCCCTGCCCCCTGGTGACTGGAAAGTTaaagaggagatgctcaaaatCTATTTGCAGAAAGTGACCTATGTGATCAATGAGGGTGCCACAGAGAACGGTGTGCCCT ACCCCTTCGTGGTCCAGTGTAGGGCAGGCTGCGAGATCTACCCCAACAGGACCTCCCGGGCCTTTTTCTATTTTGCTTACAATGGCCAAGGCATCCTCAGCCTCGATCTAGACAATGGCACCTGGATCCCCTCCCAAGACACCAACATATCCTGGTACTTCCTGGGTGTCCTGCGGAACTACACTTCCCTGAGTGAGCTGGCGGAGGTGCTCTTCAATGAGACCTGCGTTGatgacatggagctgctgctgcgccatgggcaggcagctctggagagacAAG AACTGCCCGTGGCTACAGTCTTTGCCCGCacgcccagcccagcccagctgctgctggtttgccGCGTCACCGGCTTCTACCCACGGCCCATCAGCGTGGCCTGGCTGCGGGAtggccaggaggtgccaccggGCCCAGcgctcagcaccagcagcatcctgcccaACGCCGACCTCACCTACCAGCTGCGCAGCATCCTGGCCGTGAGCCCCCGCGACGGGCACAGCTACGCCTGCCGCGTGCGCCATCGCAGCCTGGGCACCCGCAGCCTCCTCGTCCCCTGGG GGCACTCAGAGGTGGTGCTGATTGCAGGGCTCGGGGccgggctgctggcagctgtggccatggctgtCATCGTGGTGCTCTGGGTGCAGAGATGCAG